Proteins from a single region of Orcinus orca chromosome 20, mOrcOrc1.1, whole genome shotgun sequence:
- the BBC3 gene encoding bcl-2-binding component 3 isoform X1, whose product MCECSVSVCVCASTPLSRVCICVSASRLVPEALSARDFVYPGAPDGQSPYTSLGVCVCGSQSVCQCVCPAVPLSERPISAPPRPGPGPAPPPVAGKPPAPRLGARRAPASPDLSAAGGRGSGVTRGRGVGPARRGRGGAGRGCRRAGPGSAGRPETRREPHASGCLVAAATAAKPAAAAARTRTRLRPEEKPRQQQQRQQRQPLQLEQQQQQQQQPQQQPQRAALGGRALLKEAARPPSPSPPACSCPRGPQPSLSPAEQHLESPVPSAPGALAGGPTQAAPGVRGEEEQWAREIGAQLRRMADDLNALYERRRQEEQQRHRPSPWRVLYNLIMGLLPLPRGRGAPEMEPN is encoded by the exons ATGTGTGAGTGCTCCGTCAGTGTGTGCGTTTGTGCATCCACGCCTCTGTCCAGGGTGTGCATTTGTGTGTCTGCAAGTCGGCTTGTCCCCGAGGCCCTGTCAGCACGTGACTTTGTGTACCCTGGAGCGCCAGACGGTCAGTCTCCGTACACGtctctgggtgtgtgtgtctgtgggtccCAGTcagtgtgtcagtgtgtgtgtccGGCTGTCCCGCTGTCTGAGCGGCCGATCAGCGCGCCTCCGCGCCCCGGGCCAGGTCCTGCCCCGCCCCCGGTTGCAGGGAAACCCCCCGCGCCGAGGTTGGGGGCGCGGCGCGCGCCAGCAAGTCCCGACTTGTCCGCGGCTGGCGGGCGGGGCAGTGGCGTCACGCGGGGGCGGGGCGTGGGACCCgccaggcgggggcggggcggggcggggcggggctgccgCCGAGCGGGCCCGGGATCTGCCGGGCGGCCTGAGACGCGGCGCGAGCCACATGCGAGCGGGTGCCTGGTGGCGGCGGCGACGGCAGCGAAACCAGCAGCGGCGGCGGCCAGGACGCGGACGCGCCTGCGGCCCGAGGAGAAGCCGAGGCAGCAACAGCAACGGCAACAGCGGCAGCCACTGCAGttagagcagcagcagcagcagcagcagcagccacagcagCAGCCGCAGCGAGCGGCGCTCGGCGGGCGCGCCCTCCTGAAGGAAGCCGCCCGCCCCCCATCACCGTCCCCTCCGGCGTGTTCATGCCCCCGGG GTCCACAACCCTCACTCTCGCCCGCGGAGCAGCACCTGGAATCGCCAGTGCCCAGCGCCCCGGGGGCCCTGGCGGGCGGCCCCACCCAAGCGGCCCCGGGAGTCCGGGGGGAGGAGGAGCAGTGGGCCCGAGAGATCGGGGCCCAGCTGCGGCGGATGGCGGACGATCTCAACGCGCTGTACGAACGGCGG AGACAAGAGGAGCAGCAGCGACACCGCCCCTCCCCCTGGAGGGTCCTGTACAATCTCATCATGGGACTCCTGCCCTTACCCAGGGGCCGCGGAGCCCCCGAGATGGAGCCCAATTAG
- the BBC3 gene encoding bcl-2-binding component 3 isoform X4, with translation MARARQEGSSPEPVEGLARDGPRPFPLSRLVPSAVSCGLCEPGLPAAPAAPALLPAAYLCAPTAPPAVTAALGAPRWPGGPRSRPRGPRPDGPQPSLSPAEQHLESPVPSAPGALAGGPTQAAPGVRGEEEQWAREIGAQLRRMADDLNALYERRRQEEQQRHRPSPWRVLYNLIMGLLPLPRGRGAPEMEPN, from the exons ATGGCCCGAGCACGCCAGGAGGGCAGCTCCCCCGAGCCCGTAGAGGGCCTGGCCCGCGACGGCCCGCGTCCCTTCCCCCTCAGCCGCCTGGTGCCCTCGGCCGTATCCTGCGGCCTCTGCGAACCCGGCCTGCCTgctgcccccgccgcccccgccctgcTGCCCGCCGCCTACCTCTGCGCCCCCACCGCCCCGCCCGCCGTCACCGCCGCCCTGGGGGCCCCCCGCTGGCCTGGGGGTCCTCGCAGCCGGCCCCGAGGCCCGCGCCCCGACG GTCCACAACCCTCACTCTCGCCCGCGGAGCAGCACCTGGAATCGCCAGTGCCCAGCGCCCCGGGGGCCCTGGCGGGCGGCCCCACCCAAGCGGCCCCGGGAGTCCGGGGGGAGGAGGAGCAGTGGGCCCGAGAGATCGGGGCCCAGCTGCGGCGGATGGCGGACGATCTCAACGCGCTGTACGAACGGCGG AGACAAGAGGAGCAGCAGCGACACCGCCCCTCCCCCTGGAGGGTCCTGTACAATCTCATCATGGGACTCCTGCCCTTACCCAGGGGCCGCGGAGCCCCCGAGATGGAGCCCAATTAG
- the BBC3 gene encoding bcl-2-binding component 3 isoform X2: MCECSVSVCVCASTPLSRVCICVSASRLVPEALSARDFVYPGAPDGQSPYTSLGVCVCGSQSVCQCVCPAVPLSERPISAPPRPGPGPAPPPVAGKPPAPRLGARRAPASPDLSAAGGRGSGVTRGRGVGPARRGRGGAGRGCRRAGPGSAGRPETRREPHASGCLVAAATAAKPAAAAARTRTRLRPEEKPRQQQQRQQRQPLQLEQQQQQQQQPQQQPQRAALGGRALLKEAARPPSPSPPACSCPRETRGAAATPPLPLEGPVQSHHGTPALTQGPRSPRDGAQLGACTRPVDVGDVGGRTLPPPDALASAGDFFCTM, encoded by the exons ATGTGTGAGTGCTCCGTCAGTGTGTGCGTTTGTGCATCCACGCCTCTGTCCAGGGTGTGCATTTGTGTGTCTGCAAGTCGGCTTGTCCCCGAGGCCCTGTCAGCACGTGACTTTGTGTACCCTGGAGCGCCAGACGGTCAGTCTCCGTACACGtctctgggtgtgtgtgtctgtgggtccCAGTcagtgtgtcagtgtgtgtgtccGGCTGTCCCGCTGTCTGAGCGGCCGATCAGCGCGCCTCCGCGCCCCGGGCCAGGTCCTGCCCCGCCCCCGGTTGCAGGGAAACCCCCCGCGCCGAGGTTGGGGGCGCGGCGCGCGCCAGCAAGTCCCGACTTGTCCGCGGCTGGCGGGCGGGGCAGTGGCGTCACGCGGGGGCGGGGCGTGGGACCCgccaggcgggggcggggcggggcggggcggggctgccgCCGAGCGGGCCCGGGATCTGCCGGGCGGCCTGAGACGCGGCGCGAGCCACATGCGAGCGGGTGCCTGGTGGCGGCGGCGACGGCAGCGAAACCAGCAGCGGCGGCGGCCAGGACGCGGACGCGCCTGCGGCCCGAGGAGAAGCCGAGGCAGCAACAGCAACGGCAACAGCGGCAGCCACTGCAGttagagcagcagcagcagcagcagcagcagccacagcagCAGCCGCAGCGAGCGGCGCTCGGCGGGCGCGCCCTCCTGAAGGAAGCCGCCCGCCCCCCATCACCGTCCCCTCCGGCGTGTTCATGCCCCCGGG AGACAAGAGGAGCAGCAGCGACACCGCCCCTCCCCCTGGAGGGTCCTGTACAATCTCATCATGGGACTCCTGCCCTTACCCAGGGGCCGCGGAGCCCCCGAGATGGAGCCCAATTAGGTGCCTGCACCCGCCCGGTGGACGTCGGGGACGTGGGGGGCAGGACCCTCCCACCTCCTGACGCCCTGGCCAGTGCGGGGGACTTTTTCTGCACCATGTAG
- the BBC3 gene encoding bcl-2-binding component 3 isoform X3 gives MCTLLECPISGPVSRNLSQAPGSAMARARQEGSSPEPVEGLARDGPRPFPLSRLVPSAVSCGLCEPGLPAAPAAPALLPAAYLCAPTAPPAVTAALGAPRWPGGPRSRPRGPRPDGPQPSLSPAEQHLESPVPSAPGALAGGPTQAAPGVRGEEEQWAREIGAQLRRMADDLNALYERRRQEEQQRHRPSPWRVLYNLIMGLLPLPRGRGAPEMEPN, from the exons ATGTGCACGCTTCTGGAGTGTCCCATCAGTGGGCCAGTTAGCAGGAACCTGTCACAG GCCCCAGGGAGCGCCATGGCCCGAGCACGCCAGGAGGGCAGCTCCCCCGAGCCCGTAGAGGGCCTGGCCCGCGACGGCCCGCGTCCCTTCCCCCTCAGCCGCCTGGTGCCCTCGGCCGTATCCTGCGGCCTCTGCGAACCCGGCCTGCCTgctgcccccgccgcccccgccctgcTGCCCGCCGCCTACCTCTGCGCCCCCACCGCCCCGCCCGCCGTCACCGCCGCCCTGGGGGCCCCCCGCTGGCCTGGGGGTCCTCGCAGCCGGCCCCGAGGCCCGCGCCCCGACG GTCCACAACCCTCACTCTCGCCCGCGGAGCAGCACCTGGAATCGCCAGTGCCCAGCGCCCCGGGGGCCCTGGCGGGCGGCCCCACCCAAGCGGCCCCGGGAGTCCGGGGGGAGGAGGAGCAGTGGGCCCGAGAGATCGGGGCCCAGCTGCGGCGGATGGCGGACGATCTCAACGCGCTGTACGAACGGCGG AGACAAGAGGAGCAGCAGCGACACCGCCCCTCCCCCTGGAGGGTCCTGTACAATCTCATCATGGGACTCCTGCCCTTACCCAGGGGCCGCGGAGCCCCCGAGATGGAGCCCAATTAG